CCACCATCGCCGCCAATCCGAAGCTGGCCGGCCAGGTCGAAAACTACGTCTACAAGCAACTCGTCGATTTCACCGGCGCGGACCGCAATCAAGCCGTGATGACCACCTACGCCAAGATGCTGACCGACGAAGAGAAGCGCAACGTCGCCGCCTACGTCGGCGCACAGAAGCAGAAGCCGGGCGCCGCCAAAAACAAGGACACGGTCGAGCTGGGCAAGAAGATCTATCGCGGCGGCATCGCCGACAAAGGCGTCGCCGCCTGCGCCAGCTGCCATGGCGCCACCGGCGCAGGCTTGCCGATCCAGTATCCGCGTATCGGCGGCCAGCACCAGGATTACACCGTCGCCCAGCTGACCGCGTTCCGCAGCGGCGCGCGCAAGAACAGCGCCCCGATGGCGGCGCTGGCCAAGCGCATGTCCGACGACGAGATGAAAGCGGTTGCCGATTACATCGCCGGCCTGAAATAATCACCCGGCCGCGCGCGGAACCGGGGTCTGGTCCCGCGGCGCGACGGGGACGCCGAGTCCCCATCTCAAAAGGGCAGCAGCGCAAGCGGGCTGCCCTTTTTTGTTGTAGAGCACAGGAATTTGCATAGCATGAGTAACACCGGAATCGAACTGAAAACCAGGCGCCGCGGGCTCGCCGACGCCGTCGAGCTGTTGTCGTCGATGCGCTTCGCCATCAGCCTGTTGACCATCATTGCCATCGCCGCGATGATCGGCACGGTGATGAAGCAGAACGAGCCGATGCCGAACTACGTCAATCAATTCGGTCCCTTCTGGTTCGAAATCTTCAACAAGCTCGGTCTTTATGCCGTCTATTCTGCCTGGTGGTTCCTGCTGATCCTGACCTTCCTGATCGCCTCGACCGCGCTGTGCATCGTGCGCAACGGCCCGAAGATGATCAAGGATATGCGCAGTTGGCGCGAGAACGTGCGCGAAGAATCGCTGCGCAACTTCCATCACAAGGCCGAGTGGACGGGCGCCCTGACCCGGCAGGCACTGGCGCAGCAGAGCGCGGCGCGCCTGGCCGACGCCGGCTACCGCACCAGGATCGTCGAGAAGGAAACCGGCACCCTGGTGGCGGCCAAGAAGGGCGCGGCCAACAAGCTCGGCTACATCTTCGCGCACGGCGCCATCATCGTCATCCTGCTCGGCGGCATGCTCGATTCGGACCTGCCGATCCGCTTCCAGCAGTGGTTCATGGGCAAGACGCCGTTTGCCGGCAACGGCGTGATCGCCGACATTCCCGCGAAGCACCGCCTGGGCCTCGGCAATCCCACCTTCCGCGGCAACACCATGATCCCGGAAGGGCAGGGCAGCGACACCGCCATCATCCCGCAGGCCACCGGCGTGCTGGTGCAGGACCTGCCGTTCACCATCCTGCTCAAAAAGTTCACCATCGACTTCTATTCGACCGGCATGCCCAAGCTGTTCGCCAGCGACGTCGAGATCCGCGACCATGAGACCGGCAAGACATTCCCCGCCACTATCGAAGTAAACAAGCCGCTGATCTACAAGGGCGTGGCGGTGTACCAGTCCAGCTTCGAAGACGGCGGCAGCAAGCTGAAGCTGACCGGTTTCCCGATGACGGGCGCCGACAGCAAGCCGTTCGCGCTGACCGGCGAAGTCAATTCGTCCACCGACCTCAAGCGCGGCGACGACCAGTATTCGGTCGAGTGGTCGGGCTTCCGTCCGTTCAACGTGGAGAACACGGGCAGCCAGGATGCGCGCGCCGTGACCAAGGGGCAGAGCCTGAACGAGCAGTTCTCCGCCAGCCTCGACAAGCACTCCGGCTCGGCAGCGAAGAACGCCAACAACAAGGACCTGAAAAACGTCGGCCCAAGCGTGCAGTACAAGCTGCGCGATAAGACCGGCCAAGCGCGCGAATTCCAGAACTACATGCAGCCGGTGACGATCGACGGCGCCCAGATGTTCCTCGCGGGCATGCGCATCTCGCCCGCGGACCCGTTCCAGTTCCTGCGCATTCCGGCCGACGACGAGCACAGCATGCGCGAGTGGATGCGCCTGCGCGCCGCGCTGGCCGACCCGGCCCTGCGCGCGCAGGCAGCCCGGCGCTACGCCGAGCGTGCGATGGCGTCGAGCGCCGGCGGCCGCGCGCTGCAGGAACAGTTGCGCGAGTCGAGCGAAAAGACGCTCGCCATTTTCGCCGGCGACGGCAAAAACGGCGGCTTCACCGCGGTGGCCGACTTCATCGGCGCGCTGAAAGTGCCGGAGGCCGAGCAGCGCAACGCCGCCAACCTGTTCATGAAAATGCTCAACGGCACGCTGTGGGAGCTGTGGCACGCGGCGCGCGAGCGCGACGGCCTGGCGCCGGTGTCCGCCGACGACAACCATGCGCGCTTCCTGCAACTGGCCACCAATGCGCTGTCCGACAGCTTCTTCTACGGCGCGCCGGTGCTGCTGCAGCTCGACGACTTCACCGAGGTCAAGGCCACGGTGCTGCAGGTGTCGCGCTCGCCGGGCAAGAGCGTGGTCTACCTGGGCTGCCTGCTGCTGGTGATCGGCGTATTCTCGATGTTCTACATTCGCGAGCGCCGCCTGTGGGTATGGATCCGCGAAGCGCCGGGCGGCAGCCACGCCCTGATGGCCATGAGCACGCAACGCAAGACGCTCGACTTCGAGCATGAATTCAACGACATGAAAGCCAAGCTGCCGCAATCGGCGTAAGCTGGCGGCACCAGGAGGATCTGATGGAACTCTCGCAAGCACAAACCTATTCGCAGGCGCCCGGCTATTTCCGCCGCCTCGGGCCGCTCGACTGGCTGTTCGGCGCCATGCTGCTGGGCGGCGCCGTGTTCGCGCTGAACCGCTACGGCGCGTTCATGGACTATTACGAAAAGGCGATCCTGCTGCTGGCCGCGCCGACCTTTGCCGCGCTGGGCTGGCACTGGAAACCGGTACGCTGGCTGATGCCGGTCGTCGCGCTGCTGGCGCTGTGGGCCGTGTCGCTGTACGGCGGCGACCTCGACATGGCGAACAAGAAATTCTTCCTCAAATACATGCTGTCGTCGC
This window of the Massilia sp. R2A-15 genome carries:
- a CDS encoding c-type cytochrome translates to MLVAALAVSGLASAAEHAAAPAPAKADAAKGATLFDSGDAARSLPACVSCHGAAGNSTIAANPKLAGQVENYVYKQLVDFTGADRNQAVMTTYAKMLTDEEKRNVAAYVGAQKQKPGAAKNKDTVELGKKIYRGGIADKGVAACASCHGATGAGLPIQYPRIGGQHQDYTVAQLTAFRSGARKNSAPMAALAKRMSDDEMKAVADYIAGLK
- a CDS encoding cytochrome c biogenesis protein ResB; the encoded protein is MSNTGIELKTRRRGLADAVELLSSMRFAISLLTIIAIAAMIGTVMKQNEPMPNYVNQFGPFWFEIFNKLGLYAVYSAWWFLLILTFLIASTALCIVRNGPKMIKDMRSWRENVREESLRNFHHKAEWTGALTRQALAQQSAARLADAGYRTRIVEKETGTLVAAKKGAANKLGYIFAHGAIIVILLGGMLDSDLPIRFQQWFMGKTPFAGNGVIADIPAKHRLGLGNPTFRGNTMIPEGQGSDTAIIPQATGVLVQDLPFTILLKKFTIDFYSTGMPKLFASDVEIRDHETGKTFPATIEVNKPLIYKGVAVYQSSFEDGGSKLKLTGFPMTGADSKPFALTGEVNSSTDLKRGDDQYSVEWSGFRPFNVENTGSQDARAVTKGQSLNEQFSASLDKHSGSAAKNANNKDLKNVGPSVQYKLRDKTGQAREFQNYMQPVTIDGAQMFLAGMRISPADPFQFLRIPADDEHSMREWMRLRAALADPALRAQAARRYAERAMASSAGGRALQEQLRESSEKTLAIFAGDGKNGGFTAVADFIGALKVPEAEQRNAANLFMKMLNGTLWELWHAARERDGLAPVSADDNHARFLQLATNALSDSFFYGAPVLLQLDDFTEVKATVLQVSRSPGKSVVYLGCLLLVIGVFSMFYIRERRLWVWIREAPGGSHALMAMSTQRKTLDFEHEFNDMKAKLPQSA